The following coding sequences are from one Ruminococcus flavefaciens AE3010 window:
- a CDS encoding extracellular solute-binding protein: MNRLLRRFAAGAFALIMGAQACMGAASAFAAENSVSAETAAAMARDYYAIESSETEIPSYSEYYDMYSDKPMSGSGIFVSAADYSACDNGDITVGSFIDDSGESRDGVLLWNSSDGEVTYDIYVPETGRYCIGVSYCPMISVGSDIELKLEVDGSLPYDTASRLKLSRVWVNEREIYTDMRGNQVRPLQVQRTMWQDCFFGDVDGLFSEPLFIYLERGMHELKFSSERAQLAIESFTLRAPDKLPTYSEYAASVGADMTVEGTPSASFRIEGESAAYKSDPTLYPTYDNSSYLVSPADPRKMVYNTLGSGSWKKALQTVTWEIPADKVGAGGWYKIGIKARQDQIRGFDSNRRIYIDGEVPCQELDRVKFSYDTDWSVVSPKSGGDDIYVWLEGGRAHTISMEAVTGDIGDYLRSLESVIKELNVYYRKVLMITGPNPDKYTDYYVHEKIPELLDRFEIISIELRNVQKGIESLSGSKGSEAAALENMAVILDKCTEKPLRIPNYLGQIKDGSAALSAWVRDNRDQPLEIDYIEFATADRYFTSCDEKLGKTLKFGLDAFIGSFFEDYTTLSDVTGEEAINVWVSLGRDQAQVVKEMTENQFMQEKGIPVSVNLVTGGVVEASLAGKGPDVALFLGGEFPVNLAIRDMLVDMSQFEDFDEVRGRFQQNAMTQYSYNGGCYGLPISQSFPMMFYRTDVLTELGYTSPPETWDGLRDMLPALQRNYMSVGLVLPPNNISPATETGHTFALLMLQKGKNYYNEEQTASSFDSVEAVQSFEEWTDFYTKYSFEQTYDAFSRFRTGEYPIVIANYTFFNQLTAAAPEINGLWDFCPVPGTVREDGTVSHGANSNGAGAIIFNKVKNKENAWEFVKWFTDTDTQVQYAAQIEGLLGTMGRFDTANVEALGQLSWSKDELSRLRAQQAELEEIPVTPASYAVTRNIMNAFRETINEKKNPRDTLIWYNRDINDEITRKRKNLGL, encoded by the coding sequence ATGAACAGGTTACTGCGCAGATTTGCCGCAGGAGCTTTTGCGCTTATCATGGGAGCACAGGCTTGCATGGGCGCAGCTTCGGCTTTTGCTGCTGAAAACAGCGTGTCCGCAGAGACTGCCGCAGCCATGGCACGGGACTACTATGCGATAGAATCCTCTGAGACGGAGATACCGTCCTACAGCGAATATTACGATATGTATTCCGACAAGCCCATGAGCGGCAGCGGGATATTCGTCAGTGCCGCCGATTATTCGGCTTGTGATAACGGCGATATCACCGTGGGGAGCTTCATCGACGACAGCGGCGAGAGCCGTGACGGGGTGCTGCTGTGGAACAGCTCCGACGGAGAGGTCACTTATGATATTTATGTACCCGAGACAGGGCGATACTGTATCGGCGTGAGCTACTGCCCCATGATATCCGTCGGCTCGGATATAGAGCTGAAATTGGAGGTGGACGGCAGTCTGCCCTATGATACGGCTTCGAGACTAAAGCTGAGCAGGGTATGGGTGAACGAGCGCGAGATATACACTGATATGCGCGGCAATCAGGTGCGTCCCTTGCAGGTCCAGCGTACTATGTGGCAGGACTGCTTCTTCGGGGACGTGGACGGGCTTTTCAGCGAGCCTCTATTCATTTATCTGGAGAGAGGCATGCATGAGCTGAAATTCAGCTCCGAGAGAGCTCAGCTTGCCATTGAGAGCTTCACTCTGAGAGCTCCAGACAAACTGCCCACATACAGCGAGTATGCGGCTTCTGTGGGAGCTGATATGACCGTGGAGGGTACTCCCTCGGCAAGCTTCAGAATAGAGGGGGAGAGCGCGGCTTACAAGTCCGATCCTACTCTTTACCCTACATATGATAACAGCAGCTACCTTGTGTCTCCTGCTGACCCGAGAAAAATGGTGTACAACACCCTCGGCAGCGGCAGCTGGAAAAAGGCGCTCCAGACCGTAACGTGGGAGATACCTGCGGATAAGGTGGGTGCAGGGGGCTGGTATAAAATAGGCATAAAGGCGCGTCAGGATCAGATACGCGGCTTTGACTCCAACAGGCGCATATATATCGACGGTGAAGTCCCCTGTCAGGAGCTTGACCGCGTGAAATTCAGCTACGACACGGACTGGTCAGTGGTTAGTCCCAAAAGCGGCGGCGATGACATATACGTATGGCTGGAGGGCGGAAGAGCCCATACCATTTCAATGGAGGCTGTTACGGGAGATATAGGCGATTATCTCCGCAGCCTTGAGAGCGTCATAAAGGAGCTCAATGTCTACTACCGCAAGGTGCTGATGATAACGGGGCCCAATCCCGACAAGTATACCGATTATTATGTACATGAGAAGATACCCGAGCTTCTGGACAGATTTGAGATAATCTCCATTGAGCTGAGAAATGTTCAGAAGGGTATCGAAAGTCTCAGCGGCTCAAAGGGCTCGGAGGCGGCTGCACTGGAGAACATGGCGGTTATCCTTGACAAATGCACTGAAAAGCCTCTCAGGATACCCAATTACCTCGGTCAGATAAAGGACGGCAGCGCTGCTTTGTCGGCGTGGGTCAGGGACAACCGCGACCAGCCTCTGGAGATAGACTATATTGAGTTCGCAACTGCAGACAGGTACTTCACAAGCTGCGACGAGAAGCTGGGAAAGACACTGAAATTCGGGCTTGACGCCTTTATCGGCTCATTCTTCGAGGACTACACCACACTCTCCGACGTTACAGGCGAGGAAGCCATAAACGTCTGGGTATCCCTCGGACGTGATCAGGCACAGGTGGTCAAGGAGATGACCGAGAATCAGTTCATGCAGGAAAAAGGCATACCCGTGTCCGTGAATCTTGTCACAGGCGGCGTGGTGGAAGCGTCTCTTGCAGGGAAAGGTCCCGATGTGGCGCTTTTCCTCGGGGGAGAGTTCCCCGTGAACCTTGCCATAAGGGATATGCTGGTGGATATGTCACAGTTTGAGGACTTTGACGAGGTCAGGGGGCGTTTTCAGCAGAACGCCATGACCCAGTACAGCTACAACGGGGGCTGCTACGGACTGCCCATAAGCCAGTCATTCCCTATGATGTTCTACCGCACCGATGTTCTCACGGAGCTTGGCTATACATCGCCGCCCGAAACATGGGACGGGCTCAGGGATATGCTGCCTGCGTTGCAGAGAAACTATATGTCCGTGGGACTTGTGCTCCCACCCAACAATATCTCACCTGCAACGGAGACAGGTCACACCTTTGCCCTGCTCATGCTGCAAAAGGGTAAAAATTACTACAACGAGGAGCAGACGGCGTCTTCCTTTGATTCTGTGGAGGCAGTCCAGTCCTTTGAGGAGTGGACAGACTTCTACACGAAGTACAGCTTTGAGCAGACCTACGACGCGTTCAGCCGCTTCCGCACAGGTGAGTACCCCATAGTTATTGCAAATTATACATTCTTTAATCAGCTCACGGCGGCAGCGCCTGAGATAAACGGCTTGTGGGACTTCTGTCCCGTGCCGGGAACTGTCCGCGAGGACGGAACAGTGTCTCACGGGGCGAACTCCAACGGCGCAGGAGCTATCATCTTTAATAAAGTAAAGAACAAGGAAAACGCATGGGAGTTCGTGAAGTGGTTCACGGATACTGATACTCAGGTGCAGTACGCGGCGCAGATAGAGGGACTTCTCGGTACTATGGGACGTTTCGATACTGCGAATGTGGAAGCGCTGGGACAGCTCTCGTGGTCAAAGGACGAGCTTTCAAGGCTTCGGGCACAGCAGGCTGAGCTTGAGGAGATACCCGTTACGCCTGCGTCCTATGCGGTGACCCGCAATATAATGAACGCGTTCAGAGAGACTATCAACGAAAAGAAGAATCCCCGTGATACCCTTATATGGTACAACAGGGACATAAACGACGAAATAACGCGAAAGCGGAAAAACCTCGGACTTTAA
- the deoD gene encoding purine-nucleoside phosphorylase has product MPTPHNNAKNGDIAKTVLMPGDPLRAKFIAENYLENAVCYNEVRGMLGFTGTYKGVPVSVQGSGMGMPSIGIYSWELFNQYGVENIIRVGTAGGVADNVQLRDVVIGMSASTNSAYASQYRLPGTYAPTASWHLLSAAVKAAETKGGSFHVGNILSSDTFYDDADSLADWQKMGVLAIEMEAAALYMNAARAGKNALCILTVSDCPLKGLSTTAEERQTTFRDMMEIALETAYSLK; this is encoded by the coding sequence ATGCCGACACCACACAACAATGCAAAGAATGGCGATATCGCTAAAACAGTTCTCATGCCTGGAGACCCCCTGAGAGCAAAATTCATTGCCGAGAATTACCTTGAAAACGCTGTATGCTACAACGAGGTCAGAGGTATGCTGGGCTTTACGGGTACCTATAAGGGAGTTCCCGTGTCCGTGCAGGGAAGCGGCATGGGTATGCCTTCTATAGGAATATATTCATGGGAGCTTTTCAACCAGTACGGCGTGGAGAACATTATCCGCGTAGGTACGGCAGGCGGCGTTGCTGACAATGTACAGCTCCGCGACGTAGTCATAGGCATGAGCGCAAGCACAAATTCAGCCTATGCATCGCAGTACAGACTCCCCGGCACATATGCGCCTACAGCTTCATGGCATCTCCTCTCCGCAGCAGTAAAGGCAGCAGAGACAAAGGGCGGCAGCTTCCATGTGGGAAATATCCTGTCCAGCGATACATTTTATGATGATGCCGACAGCCTTGCCGACTGGCAGAAAATGGGCGTGCTTGCTATCGAAATGGAGGCAGCGGCACTTTATATGAATGCTGCAAGGGCAGGGAAGAACGCCCTTTGTATCCTGACAGTTTCCGACTGTCCGCTGAAAGGCCTTTCCACTACTGCTGAGGAAAGACAGACTACTTTCCGTGACATGATGGAGATAGCTCTGGAGACTGCATATTCATTGAAATAA
- a CDS encoding carbohydrate ABC transporter permease, translated as MAVNVKETDTKGKKRGKGELLNEIKRNKACYGMIAPFMIFFIVFTVVPVLMSLPMGFTDFDMVRAPKFVGLSNFTTLFLSDKIFIRSIRVTIVFALLTGPVSYVLCFLLAWLINEMNPKLKAVFTLIFYAPSMANVYTVWQLIFSGDMNGYANSFLINLGFITKPIQWLTDGRYVLGVTIIVQLWISLGAGFLALRAGFQNIDRSMYEAAAIEGIRTRWQELIYIVIPSMGPQLMFAAVMQIVSSFTAGTVAQNLVGFPSTDYKAHTIMTHAFDYGWQRFEMGYASAICMILFIAMFLCNKLIAKVLGKYMD; from the coding sequence ATGGCAGTCAATGTGAAAGAAACAGATACAAAGGGCAAAAAGCGCGGCAAAGGCGAGCTCCTGAACGAGATAAAGCGCAATAAAGCCTGTTATGGCATGATAGCGCCCTTTATGATATTTTTCATAGTGTTCACGGTAGTGCCCGTGCTCATGTCCCTGCCAATGGGCTTTACTGACTTCGACATGGTAAGAGCGCCCAAGTTCGTGGGACTTTCCAACTTCACCACGCTGTTCCTTTCCGATAAGATCTTCATACGCTCCATAAGGGTAACTATCGTTTTCGCCCTGCTCACAGGACCCGTCAGCTATGTTCTGTGCTTCCTGCTGGCATGGCTCATAAACGAGATGAACCCAAAGCTGAAAGCCGTATTCACGCTTATCTTCTACGCGCCGTCAATGGCGAATGTGTATACCGTATGGCAGCTCATCTTCAGCGGCGATATGAACGGCTATGCCAACTCCTTCCTCATAAATCTCGGTTTTATCACAAAGCCCATACAGTGGCTCACCGACGGACGGTACGTTCTCGGCGTTACTATAATAGTACAGCTGTGGATATCCCTCGGAGCAGGCTTCCTTGCACTCCGCGCAGGCTTCCAGAATATAGACCGCTCCATGTATGAGGCGGCGGCTATCGAGGGCATACGCACACGCTGGCAGGAGCTCATTTACATCGTTATTCCCTCAATGGGACCGCAGCTCATGTTTGCGGCGGTAATGCAGATAGTAAGCTCCTTTACCGCAGGTACAGTTGCTCAGAACCTTGTGGGCTTCCCGAGTACGGACTACAAGGCTCATACCATAATGACACACGCCTTCGACTACGGCTGGCAGCGCTTTGAAATGGGCTATGCTTCGGCGATTTGCATGATACTCTTCATTGCAATGTTCCTGTGCAACAAGCTCATAGCCAAGGTGCTGGGCAAATATATGGACTAA
- a CDS encoding ABC transporter ATP-binding protein: protein MANVLEVKELSKQYSKVLAADKVSFEIAEGEIFALIGPNGAGKTTTIRMISTLLTPTAGDAVVAGHSIIKAPDKVRENITYLPDEAGAYKQMTGIKYLRFMAGLFTSDIDKLNSYVDRAKEICGLGDRLGDKIGSYSRGMIRKLLLARAVMTKPKLAILDEPTSGLDVLNAIEIRKMIKKLAAEEKMSFLLSSHNMLEIEFVSDRVGIISKGHLMVTGRPDELKARYEAPNLENVFERVVKENEVH, encoded by the coding sequence TTGGCAAACGTACTTGAAGTAAAGGAACTCTCCAAGCAGTACTCAAAAGTGCTGGCAGCAGACAAGGTTTCTTTTGAAATTGCCGAGGGCGAGATATTTGCTCTTATCGGTCCCAACGGCGCAGGCAAGACCACTACTATCAGAATGATCTCCACTCTGCTGACGCCAACAGCAGGCGACGCTGTGGTGGCAGGTCACAGTATAATAAAGGCTCCCGACAAGGTAAGGGAAAACATAACCTACCTTCCCGATGAGGCGGGCGCTTACAAGCAGATGACAGGTATCAAGTACCTGCGTTTCATGGCAGGGCTTTTTACATCAGATATAGATAAGCTCAATTCATACGTTGACCGCGCAAAGGAAATATGCGGTCTCGGCGACAGGCTGGGCGACAAGATCGGCAGCTACAGCCGCGGTATGATACGTAAGCTTCTCCTTGCAAGAGCTGTAATGACAAAACCAAAGCTCGCTATCCTTGACGAGCCTACCAGCGGTCTCGACGTTCTAAACGCTATCGAGATACGCAAAATGATAAAAAAGCTTGCAGCAGAAGAGAAGATGTCCTTCCTTCTCTCATCACACAATATGCTCGAGATAGAGTTCGTTTCCGACCGCGTCGGCATCATCTCAAAGGGTCACCTTATGGTGACGGGACGCCCCGACGAGCTCAAGGCACGCTATGAAGCGCCCAACCTCGAGAATGTCTTTGAAAGGGTGGTGAAAGAGAATGAAGTTCATTAA
- a CDS encoding ABC transporter permease, whose translation MKFINLLKKELSELINKQMIFSLIFMLAIFFIMGHVMESATSEIVEEAKSTTLHICNMDDSAFTGEMLDHFKANGNEINLVSAAEDDLASAFKAQKKLKSFVLIPKGFGEAVEKGEKPEVLSVSKVKGAAAFSNMTSGPENTLSAITLYVSQKMADQKGVTKEQLMTIEDPLTVTEHTVVADKSAKVSMGSIVTKLMMQNMILPLIVVILIMMTSQSLIASISNEKIDKTLETLLSTPVSRGSVITAKMLAAAIVALLNAGVMMIGFTSYTTGMMSSMTSDIASGLPKDASEPAGTALSTIMSSGDALKQLGLQLGAADYLLIGAQLFITIMICLALSIILGALVNDSKSAQTMILPIVMLVMIPWMITMFTDISSLPTAAKAVIYAIPFTHTFTAMPNLMFGNTTAFWLGFGYQIIVFAVVMFFALKLFKSDKILTISLNLGQKSKFKKSSKTTED comes from the coding sequence ATGAAGTTCATTAACCTGCTCAAGAAAGAGCTCTCGGAGCTCATTAACAAACAGATGATATTCTCCCTCATATTTATGCTGGCTATATTCTTCATTATGGGACATGTCATGGAATCAGCTACCAGCGAGATAGTCGAGGAAGCAAAAAGCACTACGCTTCACATCTGTAATATGGACGATTCCGCTTTCACAGGCGAAATGCTCGATCACTTCAAAGCAAACGGCAATGAGATAAACCTTGTATCCGCTGCTGAAGACGATCTCGCTTCTGCCTTTAAAGCTCAGAAGAAGCTGAAAAGCTTCGTACTGATACCCAAGGGCTTCGGTGAAGCTGTGGAAAAGGGCGAAAAGCCCGAGGTACTCTCCGTAAGCAAGGTCAAGGGTGCGGCAGCATTCAGCAATATGACCTCGGGTCCCGAAAATACCCTGTCCGCAATAACGCTTTACGTCTCACAGAAAATGGCAGACCAGAAGGGCGTTACAAAGGAACAGCTCATGACTATCGAGGATCCTCTGACAGTTACCGAGCATACGGTAGTTGCGGATAAGTCCGCAAAGGTATCCATGGGCTCGATAGTGACCAAGCTTATGATGCAGAATATGATACTTCCGCTCATAGTTGTGATACTCATAATGATGACTTCACAGTCACTTATCGCTTCTATCTCAAACGAAAAGATCGACAAAACTCTGGAAACTCTGTTATCCACACCTGTTTCAAGAGGTTCGGTTATAACAGCAAAAATGCTGGCAGCCGCCATCGTTGCTCTTTTAAACGCAGGCGTAATGATGATCGGCTTCACATCATACACTACGGGTATGATGTCCTCAATGACTTCGGATATCGCGTCGGGCTTGCCAAAGGACGCTTCCGAGCCCGCAGGCACTGCTCTTTCCACCATAATGTCGTCGGGAGACGCCTTAAAGCAGCTGGGACTTCAGCTGGGTGCAGCGGATTACCTGCTCATAGGAGCCCAGCTCTTCATCACCATAATGATATGCCTTGCATTATCGATCATACTGGGAGCTCTGGTCAATGACTCAAAGTCAGCTCAGACCATGATACTCCCTATAGTAATGCTGGTGATGATACCATGGATGATAACCATGTTCACTGATATAAGCTCGCTTCCTACAGCAGCAAAGGCAGTCATCTATGCTATCCCATTTACTCACACATTCACCGCCATGCCAAACCTCATGTTCGGAAATACCACCGCATTCTGGTTGGGCTTCGGCTATCAGATAATTGTATTCGCAGTAGTGATGTTCTTCGCTCTCAAGCTTTTCAAGTCAGACAAGATACTCACTATCTCGCTCAATCTCGGACAGAAGTCCAAGTTCAAAAAATCAAGCAAAACCACCGAGGATTAA
- a CDS encoding DUF2752 domain-containing protein, protein MSKRLRAAIAIAVPIMALVLLALRDRVIGLAKSLPPCTFHKVTGYWCTGCGNTRSCIALLHGHIWTAIRNNATMPFLSLLLCLLYAENLAAVFGKDIKILPRKTWIWMIVIGLFFVYFIIRNFIPALGPIS, encoded by the coding sequence ATGTCTAAACGTCTGAGAGCAGCAATTGCGATCGCTGTGCCCATCATGGCACTGGTCCTTCTTGCGCTCAGAGATAGAGTTATCGGACTGGCAAAGAGTCTTCCGCCATGCACTTTCCATAAGGTTACAGGCTATTGGTGTACGGGCTGCGGAAATACCAGAAGCTGTATTGCTTTATTGCACGGCCATATATGGACGGCAATAAGGAACAATGCAACTATGCCCTTTCTGTCACTGCTGCTGTGTCTGCTGTATGCTGAGAATCTTGCAGCTGTATTCGGTAAGGATATAAAGATCCTTCCGAGAAAAACGTGGATATGGATGATAGTGATAGGATTGTTCTTTGTGTATTTCATAATAAGGAATTTCATTCCTGCACTTGGTCCGATCTCTTAA
- a CDS encoding lipopolysaccharide biosynthesis protein, with the protein MNKYKKLVFNTGIFAIGSFGAKILNLLLTRLYALNLSDTESGIKGLLELSLLFLQPIFTFALQEYLIRFGLDKEYDKREVFSTSAVITSAGMMLMAITVPFLSRMSSLSYMKGFTVMLIIYVIMSSLRMLCQNFVRARDLVKLFSIDGILATLTLLIFNLIFISHNHWGVKGFLLAAILSDACSAVFLFIAAKLHEYAGLRYFNKELGREMMHFAAPLIPTIVMWTITSLSDRLFINNMKSDRVELGTGMAGIYDYANKIPSLISMVSTIFYQAWSMSAITENSSADRNRFYEKVYSAYEAVLFMASAALFLIIKPITSFIVPSKTYSEYADVYIYTPILVVAVVFMSLNQFLGSIYSATKHPKNSSWTALVACTVNIVMNYFLIPEWGIQGAAFATFLSYIICYGARMIDARYYVPFRFDMIKTLVNTVSLLLMSVLIIGAPKLYMLWVSLLFVLVMFINYQALIDTAKKLLKR; encoded by the coding sequence ATGAATAAATATAAAAAACTGGTCTTTAATACGGGGATCTTTGCTATCGGAAGCTTCGGTGCGAAAATACTTAATCTTCTGCTGACAAGGCTCTATGCCCTGAATCTGAGCGATACGGAATCTGGTATAAAGGGACTTCTTGAGCTTTCACTGCTGTTTTTGCAGCCTATATTCACCTTTGCACTTCAGGAGTACCTTATCCGCTTCGGTCTTGATAAGGAGTACGACAAGCGTGAGGTGTTCTCGACTTCGGCTGTCATAACCTCAGCAGGTATGATGCTCATGGCTATCACTGTGCCGTTCCTGAGCCGCATGTCCTCGCTGAGCTATATGAAGGGCTTCACCGTGATGCTCATAATCTATGTCATCATGTCGTCCCTGAGAATGCTCTGTCAGAACTTTGTCCGTGCAAGGGACCTTGTAAAGCTGTTTTCCATAGACGGTATCCTCGCCACACTTACTCTGCTGATATTCAACCTCATTTTCATCTCACATAATCACTGGGGAGTAAAGGGCTTCCTGCTGGCAGCTATCCTTTCCGACGCCTGCTCGGCGGTTTTCCTGTTTATTGCAGCTAAGCTCCATGAATACGCAGGTCTGCGCTATTTCAACAAGGAGCTGGGCAGGGAAATGATGCATTTTGCCGCACCTCTTATCCCTACCATAGTAATGTGGACCATTACCAGTCTTTCCGACAGACTTTTCATAAACAATATGAAAAGCGACCGCGTTGAGCTGGGAACGGGTATGGCGGGGATCTACGACTACGCCAACAAGATACCCAGCCTTATATCCATGGTATCCACCATATTCTATCAGGCGTGGAGCATGTCCGCAATAACGGAGAACTCCTCCGCTGACCGCAACAGATTCTACGAAAAGGTCTACTCTGCCTATGAAGCCGTGCTCTTTATGGCTTCCGCAGCGCTTTTCCTTATAATAAAGCCCATAACATCGTTCATTGTACCTTCAAAGACCTATTCCGAGTATGCTGATGTATATATTTATACTCCCATACTTGTGGTGGCAGTAGTATTTATGAGCCTTAACCAGTTCCTCGGCAGCATATACTCAGCTACCAAGCACCCCAAGAACTCCTCATGGACAGCCCTTGTAGCCTGCACGGTAAATATCGTGATGAACTACTTCCTCATACCCGAATGGGGCATACAGGGCGCCGCATTTGCAACATTCCTCAGCTATATCATCTGCTACGGCGCAAGAATGATAGACGCAAGATACTATGTGCCGTTCAGGTTCGATATGATAAAGACTCTGGTGAACACCGTATCACTGCTGCTTATGAGCGTTCTCATCATAGGAGCGCCTAAGCTTTATATGCTTTGGGTATCTCTGCTGTTCGTGCTGGTAATGTTCATCAATTATCAGGCGCTCATAGATACAGCAAAGAAGCTTCTGAAACGATAA
- a CDS encoding DUF4190 domain-containing protein codes for MDNNYNNNQNDYQNNGQVNADPYAQPAFDPYSNSMDQTPKSNGMAIASLVLGIISIVICCTTWPGGILGILSVIFGAVSIKKNGKNGLAVAGLVCGIIGTLLGFGYMIVILVKGEALMSWAEKAAENANKAAIFFKK; via the coding sequence ATGGATAACAATTATAATAACAATCAGAACGATTACCAGAACAATGGTCAGGTAAATGCTGATCCGTATGCTCAGCCTGCATTTGATCCATACAGCAATTCAATGGATCAGACACCCAAGTCAAACGGTATGGCTATCGCTTCTCTCGTACTCGGTATCATTTCAATAGTTATCTGCTGTACTACATGGCCCGGAGGTATCCTCGGAATCCTTTCTGTTATCTTTGGTGCAGTATCAATAAAGAAAAACGGCAAGAACGGTCTGGCAGTAGCCGGTCTCGTATGCGGTATAATTGGTACGCTCCTTGGCTTCGGTTATATGATCGTTATTCTCGTTAAGGGCGAAGCACTTATGAGCTGGGCTGAAAAGGCAGCTGAGAATGCCAATAAGGCAGCTATCTTTTTTAAGAAGTAA
- a CDS encoding DUF4190 domain-containing protein codes for MNNNNYGENNETVQNNGAYQQNNPYPQNNPYPQNNNGYPQQNGYPQQGGYPQNYPQNNNYMNNQQPYYGGYPQRGGYPQNYPQGNYPPPPMFNNPYAAPDPKELGMPGFGITSMIMGILSIVGGLCFWVGGVPFAVLGIIFGIVGMIVKGGRGMAIAGLILSVFTLVGGYIIWDFISGGLLEELGIR; via the coding sequence ATGAATAACAATAACTACGGCGAAAATAACGAGACAGTTCAGAATAACGGAGCTTATCAGCAGAATAACCCTTACCCGCAGAATAATCCATATCCGCAGAACAATAACGGGTATCCTCAGCAAAACGGCTACCCTCAGCAGGGCGGTTATCCTCAGAATTATCCGCAGAACAATAATTACATGAACAATCAGCAGCCGTATTACGGCGGCTACCCTCAGCGCGGCGGTTATCCGCAGAACTATCCTCAGGGCAATTATCCTCCGCCTCCTATGTTCAACAATCCTTATGCTGCTCCCGATCCGAAGGAATTGGGCATGCCGGGCTTCGGCATAACGTCGATGATAATGGGTATATTATCTATTGTTGGCGGACTGTGCTTCTGGGTAGGCGGTGTTCCCTTTGCAGTTCTCGGTATCATATTCGGTATCGTGGGTATGATAGTCAAGGGCGGCAGAGGAATGGCGATCGCAGGACTTATTTTGAGCGTGTTCACACTTGTGGGCGGCTACATTATCTGGGACTTCATTTCAGGCGGTCTGCTTGAAGAGCTTGGGATACGTTAG
- a CDS encoding carbohydrate ABC transporter permease, with product MANVDTAKLRASNRQAGRKIGGSVFIFLLLTVLGLFMALPIYLTVVMSIKPVEELFVFPPKLYAVRPTLDNFGDMFRVLHQNRVPFSRYVFNSVFVTAAVTVLQCFFSSMAAFVLAKCKFPGSKLINGLIVVALLYQSSVIYIMQYIVMAKLHMIDTYMALIFPAIASPMGLFLMRQSISQVPDAMIEAAKVDGAGLFRICWQVVMPNQKPALMTLIIFAFQGAWNIQTGSVVFKEQYKTLPTVVSQAASSGLARAGVAMAAAVFLLIPPIVIFMLAQRQVIETMAHSGIKE from the coding sequence TTGGCAAATGTAGATACAGCGAAGCTTCGCGCTTCAAACAGACAGGCAGGCAGAAAGATAGGCGGCAGCGTTTTCATATTCCTGCTGCTGACTGTCCTCGGACTTTTCATGGCTCTGCCCATATATCTCACGGTGGTAATGTCAATAAAGCCTGTGGAGGAGCTCTTTGTGTTCCCGCCCAAGCTTTACGCCGTAAGACCTACTCTTGACAATTTCGGCGATATGTTCAGAGTGCTCCACCAGAACCGAGTGCCGTTCTCAAGGTACGTGTTCAACAGCGTATTCGTAACGGCTGCGGTGACGGTGCTGCAGTGCTTTTTCTCGTCAATGGCAGCATTCGTATTGGCAAAGTGCAAATTCCCGGGCAGCAAGCTCATAAACGGACTGATAGTGGTGGCTCTGCTGTACCAGAGCAGTGTCATCTACATAATGCAGTACATCGTTATGGCGAAGCTGCACATGATAGATACATATATGGCGCTGATATTCCCTGCTATAGCCTCGCCTATGGGACTTTTCCTCATGCGGCAGTCCATAAGTCAGGTCCCCGACGCAATGATAGAGGCGGCAAAGGTGGACGGCGCAGGACTTTTCCGCATATGCTGGCAGGTGGTTATGCCCAATCAGAAGCCTGCACTTATGACCCTGATAATATTTGCATTCCAGGGCGCATGGAATATACAGACGGGCTCGGTGGTCTTCAAGGAGCAGTACAAGACCCTGCCTACAGTGGTATCGCAGGCGGCTTCATCGGGACTTGCCCGTGCAGGCGTAGCAATGGCTGCGGCAGTATTCCTGCTCATACCGCCAATTGTAATATTCATGCTGGCACAGCGTCAGGTCATCGAGACCATGGCACATTCGGGCATTAAGGAGTGA